One part of the Coffea eugenioides isolate CCC68of chromosome 10, Ceug_1.0, whole genome shotgun sequence genome encodes these proteins:
- the LOC113749821 gene encoding uncharacterized protein LOC113749821 translates to MGSCISKCRPKKKFKRDCNCMEEDFSHVQEKLVISQPPLPIQNPVSPSPSVASSTSFSSVSGANSSTSSGFLMASSLSSSSSCSSSIPVSKDRSFSNEFLWSCVKENPQIIGRNLIKGNLEKSNMNMSSKVHPCKFDLPIKQAIPERHGGSTPKKRARANSPTLVRQKSFRKEPEHKVSSSPTYQLPSRTLMMRSPSPSRRFTGDSFRDSPMNTTKEIYSRRAAVPKANSINPIPTSSSIMRKDSFRIPPSPSYDVGKSNTILKSREALITQQIGSRNSPIAVGHKEENQDVESMVVEDVNNPLIALDCFIFL, encoded by the coding sequence atgGGCTCTTGCATTAGCAAATGCAGGCCAAAAAAGAAGTTCAAGAGAGACTGCAATTGCATGGAAGAAGATTTTAGCCATGTTCAAGAAAAGCTTGTGATTTCTCAACCACCTTTACCAATTCAGAATCCAGTTTCCCCATCCCCTTCTGTTGCTTCTAGTACTTCATTTTCTTCTGTTTCTGGTGCTAATAGTAGCACTAGCAGTGGATTTTTAATGGCTTCGTCATTATCATCTTCGTCGTCGTGTTCATCTTCGATTCCGGTCTCCAAGGATAGGTCATTTTCCAACGAGTTCTTGTGGTCTTGTGTGAAAGAAAATCCACAAATAATTGGCAGGAATTTGATCAAAGGAAATCTTGAGAAGTCTAATATGAACATGTCAAGTAAAGTTCATCCTTGCAAGTTTGATTTGCCCATCAAACAAGCGATTCCAGAGAGGCATGGGGGATCAACACCAAAGAAAAGAGCTCGAGCAAATTCGCCCACGCTTGTCAGACAAAAAAGCTTCAGGAAAGAGCCTGAACATAAGGTGAGTTCTTCTCCTACATATCAACTTCCAAGCAGAACTTTGATGATGCGATCGCCTTCACCAAGTCGAAGATTCACTGGCGACAGCTTTAGAGATTCACCGATGAATACAACAAAAGAGATTTACTCCAGAAGAGCAGCTGTTCCTAAAGCAAATTCCATTAATCCTATTCCTACATCTTCTTCAATCATGAGGAAAGACAGTTTTAGGATTCCACCTAGTCCAAGTTATGATGTGGGTAAAAGCAACACAATCTTGAAGAGTAGGGAGGCTTTGATCACTCAACAGATTGGTTCAAGGAATTCTCCAATTGCCGTTGGACACAAGGAGGAAAACCAAGATGTGGAGTCAATGGTGGTGGAAGATGTTAACAATCCGCTTATTGCCTTGGATTGTTTTATTTTCCTGTAA
- the LOC113749132 gene encoding protein STAY-GREEN LIKE, chloroplastic-like, whose product MQSMAYSHFAGSAFSSHSPQRDCCCSPYIRNCKIKNPSPAVLVSSFSDRRPPYNTLVFQAVRLLGPPARFEASKLKVVFSRKEADTYERIVPRTYTLSHCDFTANLTLTISNIINLDQLRGWYSKDDVVAEWTEVKGNLFLDVHCYVSGPNFLQELAAEFRYHIFSKELPLVLEAVLYGDSALFKENQELMDAIVRVYFHSSSKKYNRLEFWGPLREAIKGKREDKKHGFLPRGNKESPRPKLWGSPKSIFQALFAFLL is encoded by the exons ATGCAGTCCATGGCCTACAGTCACTTTGCTGGTTCTGCATTTTCTTCACATTCTCCTCAGAGAGACTGCTGCTGCTCTCCTTATATCCGTAATTGCAAAATCAAGAATCCTTCACCTGCCGTTCTGGTTTCCTCTTTCAGTGATAGAAGACCTCCCTACAACACTCTTGTCTTCCAG GCTGTCAGGCTCTTGGGTCCTCCAGCTAGATTTGAAGCTTCAAAACTGAAGGTTGTATTCTCAAGAAAAGAGGCAGATACTTACGAGAGAATTGTGCCAAGGACCTACACCCTCTCCCACTGTGACTTTACAGCAAATTTGACACTAACTATCTCAAATATTATCAACCTAGATCAG CTGAGGGGGTGGTATAGCAAGGATGATGTGGTTGCTGAGTGGACAGAAGTGAAGGGGAATCTGTTCCTAGATGTTCATTGTTATGTCAGTGGGCCAAATTTTTTGCAAGAGCTGGCTGCAGAGTTTAGATACCACATATTCTCCAAGGAATTGCCTTTG GTTCTTGAGGCTGTGCTATATGGGGACTCAGCTCTTTTCAAAGAGAATCAAGAACTAATGGATGCCATAGTTCGTGTATACTTTCATTCTAGCTCAAAGAAGTACAATCGCCTGGAATTTTGGGGGCCACTCAGGGAGGCCATAAAG GGTAAACGAGAAGATAAAAAACATGGGTTCTTACCAAGAGGCAATAAAGAATCTCCACGTCCAAAGCTTTGGGGGAGTCCGAAATCAATCTTCCAAGCACTTTTTGCCTTCCTTCTATAA